A region of the Corynebacterium endometrii genome:
AGGAGATCGCCGGGCTGGCCGTGGAATGCGCGCAACGCGACCCGCGCGTGGTGGGCGCTGACTTTGCGGGTCCCGGTTCACTGGATGCAGTTGCGCAGGCCGCGGCAGTTTTGCGCCAGGCGTATGTGCCGTTTTCAGTCCAGGCCGGAGCGGAGGACTTCGAGGAGATTAGCCAGGCGGTACAGCTGGGGGCGACCCGCATCGGCTTTGCGACCGCGGTATTGGAGGATTTCACCGCGACCGTTGATGGCATCGTTCCGGGCAAGGTGTCGAGCTGGCTGCGAGACCGCCGGGTGACCATTGAATCGGCACCCCTGCACGAACAGAGGCAAGGCGCCTTGGATGACATTGAGGATCACCCGCTGCCGCTGCTGCATCAGCTTGGCTTTACCTGCGCCATTTGCGCCGGCGATGGTGCCTCCGGCAGCCTCACGGACGTGTTTGAGGCCCTGCACGAGCGTTTCACCTATGGCCTTGAGGAGTTCTTTGAGCACACCGTTAAGGCCCTGGACAATGCTTACTGCGCAATGGAGGATCGCCAGCACATCCTGGAGACCTACATCGTTCCCGGCTATCGGGCATATGCGGACGCGGAATACGCAGAGGATGCCGCCTTTGCCGGTAAGCCAGATGCCGACGCCGAAGACGGCGAGCAGCACTAATGCATCGGCGCGTCAAGGGTGGCCTCTACGCCGCGGGAGGGCTGGCCGCGGCCGGTGCGCTGACCGCCTGCGCCTGGGGCGCGGCGGGCTACGCCTATGCGCGAACCCGCAGGCCATTTCTGTCCGAGGTAGCCCCCGAGCTTCGCAGCCCCGCGCTCTACTGGCCGGGTCATCTGCTACCGGAGCGGGGCTTTATCTGGTTGTCCCGGCTGATAAACCTGGTCAACCCGGACCGCGCGTATAGCGCTGATTATCCGGTGGACCTTGACATAGTCGCGGGCAAGTCTCCTGAAGGCCATCCCTTCCGCGCCCGCAGGCTGACCCCTCACGCGGGTAGGGACACCCTCAAGCCCGCAATGCTGTGGACCCATGGAGGCGGCCACCTGATCGGCAGCGCGGGATTTTATGACCCGCAAAATGCCCGCATCGCTGCCGAACTGGGCATGGTGGTCTACGCGGCGGAGTACCGCAAGTCTACCGAGGCACCGTTTCCCGCCGACCTCGATGATTGCTACGCGGTGCTGCGCTACATGCAGGACAACGCCCGGGACCTAGGCATAGATCCGGAGCGGATTGCAGTCTGCGGTGATTCCGCCGGAGGCGGGTTGGCCGCGGGAGTGGTCCAACGCGCGCATGATGCGGGCCATCCCGTGGCTTTCCAGGGCTTGGTATATCCCATGATCGACCACCGCACCGGCCAGGTGGGTGACGTAAAAGCTGGCTCCATGGGCCAGTTCATCTGGTCCCCGCAATCCAACCGGGGAGCGTGGGCGCAGTATTTGGGCGCGGACCACATCGCCCGCGGCAAGCAGGGCCGGCTGCCACAGTATGCGTCCCCCGCGCGCCGGGAGGACCTGAAGGGGCTGCCCACGACCTGGATAGGTGTGGGCAGCATCGACCTATTCCACGATGAATCCGTGGCCTTTGCCCGGCGCCTGGCGGAGGCCGGCGTACCCGTCGACTTAGAGGTCTATGAGGGCGCATATCACGGTTTTGAGCACATCAAGCCCAAGGCCCCACAGTCGCGTAAGCTGCTCACTGACTTTATCGCCGCGGTGAGAACCGGGGTAGGGGCCTAGGCGCACGCCGAGGAGGCGGAAGGTGAAATACCGGCAAGCGCCTGGGGCGCGGAAACTAAGCAAAGAAAAAGCACCTAACCGCCTTGAAAGGGGGCTAGGTGCTAAAGAACTGCTTGCCTAGAACTTGGAGAAGCGCTTTACCAGCATCTCTTCGATCTTCTTCCAGGCCTCCGCATGGTCGGAGTACGGCTTGGAGGGGACGTAACCCGCGTGCTCGGTGGAGCCCAGCATGTATCCCAAGTAATCCTGGAAGCGCGGGTTTGCCAGGAGGAACTCGTTGATGGAATCATCGCCAGCCCAGTCCGCCGCGTCCGCGCAGACTTCATAACAGCGCCCCAGCTGATCCGCATCAACTTCCTCTGGCCCCTTTTCTATGGAACGGGTAAGGCCGTTAAAGGAGTACTGGTTGTCCGGGTGGACCATGACCTCAAGCTCGCCGGCGTTGGCAGCGGTGGCCAAATCCTCCCAGGTAGACACCCGTGCCAAATCATGGTCATCGTGCTCCATTATCCAGCGCTGCAGGTGCTTGCCGGTTGGGAAGGTGAAGATTTCACCCCATTTGCCCAGGAAGACAGGCTTGGACCCCAGGTAAGTGCGCAACGTGTATACGGACTTGGAATCGATGGTGATTTTCACCGGGTCAATGCCGGCTGCGGCCCACGCGGACTTGTCATACGGGTCAGCCTGCTCCGCGGCGGCCTTGCGCGCTTCCGCGGCCTCGGTGCGTGCCTTCTCGGCCGCGGCGGTGGCGGCCTGGATGCGGGTTTCTGCGTCAGTAATTGCGGCGGAATCTAGATCGGAGCTCGGGACTATCTTGACGGCCTCATCGAAGTCCTCGATGACCTGCTTCCAGTTGCCCAGGATTACGCGGCCCACGCCGGACCATTCACTCAATCCCTGGTCGCCGGAGTAGTGCTCGGCGCCGCGAGGCACGTTGCGCAGGATGGAGTGTGAGGCGAAGAAGATAGAGGTCTTGTTGCAGCCGGCAACCTCGGCGAGGTGCTCGGCGATCTCCAGGTTGCGGGCGACGGTGGAGACGTTCTCGTGGGACGGGCGACCCGCCAGGTACTCGGGCACGCCGATTAGGTCATACTCATCCCGCTTGCCCGGAACCACACGATCGGCTTCGCGCGCATTGAATGACTCCCAGTGCGGATGGCCTAGCAGGTCATGGCGGGCACCGGACTCAATGAAGGCTAGGAGTTCTGCGGGGGAGTTAAACAGCAGTACGTTGACGTCATCGCCCAAAAAGGCGTGCCATTCCGTGCCGTTTTGGCGCCACTTTGGGGCGTAGAGGGTGAAAAAATCCCCCTCGGTAAGGGACAGCTGTACGGGAACGATTGCGCGGGTGCTCATGGGCACACAGTCTACTCAAATCGCAAGACAATCCACATATTTGGCCCGCGTGAGCTGCCAGCTTCTAACCCGTTGGCCTCCAAAAGCCCTTAAACGCCATGCCCATGTTCGTGGTGCGCAGTGGGTTGGTCTGGACCGGGTCTCCGGCCTCGATGATTTGCCCATCGCCGGCGTACATTGCCACATGGCCATCCCAAACCACGAGGTCCCCCAGCTGCAATTCGTGGGCGCTGACTTGTCTTCCCACAGTTTGTTCCTGAGCCAGACGCGGCAGTTCCACCCCGGCCTGGCCCCATGCATATTGGGTAAGCCCAGAGCAATCGAAACCCCCATTGCCGGTGCCGCCCCAGGCGTATGGGGCTCCAAGTTGGCTCCGCGCCGCCGCCACGGCCGCGGCTCCGGCGGAGCTGCCCGCGCCCTGGGCCTCTTCGCCCACCGCCGCCGGGGTTTCCGGTGCGGCCTCTCGCGGCGCGGCGACGGGGGCAATTGCCCGGCTCGTTGCCGCCGCCGATTCGAGCTCGCGAAGAGCCGCCGCGCCTCCGCTCGTGGTTTCCACCGGCGGGCGCCGTGCGACGGGCAGCAGGGGAGTGGCCGCCTCGGCCATGTCTGAGGCCAATTCCTGGACCCTGCGGGTGGCCTGGGCTATGAAGCTCCGTGCTAACACGGCCAGCTCGGCGCGGGCGGCGGCCTGAATCGCCGGCACCGGAATCAGCATCCGCAGCCCGGGGGCCAAGGCGTGACGGAGGAGCCGTTGGCCGATGAGCAGGACGTCCGCCGCGGCGGCCTCGGCGAGTTCCTTGCCCTTGCGGGCCACGGCCGCAACGGTGGATTTGTCCTCGCCGAGGAGGCGGGCCGCGGCTACGAGGGCGGCGTCGGAGCCGTGGGTGGCCTGGGCCAACTCGCGCACTGGCCGCAAGTCTGGGCCTGGCGGAAGCTGCGGGAGTTCAACGCGCGGAGGGGTCAGGCCGGCGATGACCCGCAGGGCGCTGGCGATACCAATCCACATTAGGCACCACCGCCGGCGAACGCGCGAGCGTAGTCCCCGTCTACGCGCCTGCCTGCGGCGGCGACGGCATGGCCCAGGCTGGCTAGGTGCGTATAATCCCTACGCAGCGCCGCCTCATGGGCGGCGATCGCTGCCAACGCAGCGCGCATTGCCGAGCCAAACTCACCGTAAACACTGAATCCCCCGGCCCCACCGGGGTCTGGGCTGCGCCCTAGTTTTTCGGCCTGAAAGGCGAGGTCACGGGCCACGACGCGGACATGGTCTGGGTCAATGTCAAAAATCTTCATACCTCATTGGACTGTGATTAGCGCCCAATGGTTCCCGAATTTTTTCATGCTGGCATACGATAGACGTCATGGAAATCCACGTAGTAGACCACCCATTGGCCGCTTCACGCCTGACTCTTATGCGCGATAAGCGCAGTGACAACGCTGCGTTCCGTGCCGCTTTGAATGACCTGGGCACCATGCTCATCTACGAAGCCTCCCGCGACCTGCCCGTCGAGAGTTTCGATTGCGAAACCCCAGTGGCGGTGGCGCAGGGCACCCGCCTTGAGAATCCTCCAATTATTGTTCCGATTATTCGCGCCGGCTTGGGCATGATTGACCCGGCGCTGTCCATGATTCCGGACGCGCAGGTGGGTTTCATTGGCCTTGCTCGCAACGAGGAGACCCACGAACCGGTTCCGTACCTCGAGGCGCTGCCTGAGGATCTGTCAGGCCACAAGGTATTCCTGGTGGACCCAATGCTGGCTACCGGTGGCTCGTTGATTTACGCGTTGCGCCTGCTGGCCGACCGCGGCGCTAAGGACATCGTGTGCGTTTGCATGGTTTCCGCTCAAAAGGGCGTGGACACCCTGGTCGATTCCGGATTGCCGATTGAAAAACTGGTGACCGCCTGCATTGACCCCGAGCTCAATGAGGACGCCTACATTGTCCCCGGGCTGGGTGACGCGGGTGACCGCCTGTACGGTCCGCGCAACATCGACTTCTAAGGGTTGAAGCGCCTAGCCGGGCGCCCTCATTTGTAAAAGGGGTTCCATGGTTGGGCCGGGTTGGCTAGACTGGTCAGCAAGTTTCCACGCGGGGGCGTGGGGCTTGCTGATTTTTCTATATCGGGTAAAAGACGATTCATCGGGGGAATTATCGTGGATTTCAATCGCACCTTTAAACAATCGGGGCCAATCCAGGCACGACTCGCCACGGCAACGGCGGCAGCGGGCACGCGCCCAGGTCGCAGGGCGGGAAAGCGCTCGTCGACCCGTAGCGCAAGCGGCACTGGCCGCGGCTCGCAGGGCTCCGTCCATAGGCTCGTGTGGTCCCGCTACGGGTATAGCTTTTCCGTCCAGCTTAAAAGCCTGCGGCGCGCCCGCGGGCTCTCGCAGCAGGCGCTGGCGGATATCTCCGGGATATCGCGCAACCAGATTTCCAATCTGGAGCGTAATGAAAATAACCGCAACTCCATGGCAGACCCGTGCCTTTCTACTATCTACCGCTTGGCGTTAGCCCTTGAGGTGGAGCCGGCGATGCTTTTGCCGTCCGCGCAGCCCCGGGACACGCCGCAGGACCTTATGCCATTTCCGGCCGAGTACGTGGCTGAGCGGCGGGGGAGCCTGATGGCCGCGGCGCGCTAGCGAGGGGCACGGCAGGGGCCGATGAAACTAACGGTTGGTCGGGGCGCTGGGTAAGTTGTAAGCTGGAGCGAGTAAAACGTACTGCTTTGTCTATTCACGTGTAAAAATGACAGGCAGCACGGTCTATTTCTCCTGTTCGACGCGGCTTTTGGGAGGCGCACTTATGACGCAACCGGCACCGGTGACCATCTCGGAGTTCGTCAACTCCTGGTTTGACACCCACCGCGCTGAGGTCATCTCCTGGCGTCGCCATATCCACCGCAACCCGGAGACCTCCAATAATGAGGTGGAGACCACCAACTTCCTGTGCTCGATATTGGAAGAGTACGGCCTTAAACCGCACCGCTATCCGGAGACCGGCCTGCAGGTAGACATTGGCCCTGACACGGATCTGGGCCGCGTGGCATTCCGTGCGGATATCGATGCGTTGCCCATCCAGGAAGTCACGGGCCTAGAGTTTACGTCTGAGGTTCCTGGCGTGGCCCATGCCTGCGGCCACGATGTCCACACCACCATCGCATTGGGGTTGGCCTGCGCTGTGGCGGATTTTGATAAGGCCCATGGCCTGCCCATCGGCGTGCGCGTAATTTTCCAGCCGGCCGAGGAGGTCTGGGTTGGCGGCGCTACGGATGTCATCGAATGGGGAGCGCTGGAGGGCGTGCATTCCATTTACGCCGTGCACGTCGAGCCGAAGCTGCGCGTGGGCCGCATCGGCGTGCGCACCGGCGCAATCACGTCCGCTACCGATGTTGTAGAGCTTGAGATCAAGGGCCCGGGCGGGCACACCTCCCGTCCGCATCTTTCATCCGACGTGGTCTATGCCCTCGGCAAGGTGATAACCGAACTTCCGGGTTTGCTCTCCCGCAGGGTGGATCCGCGCACCGGCACGGTCTTGGTCTTTGGCACCGTCAATTCCGGTTACGCGCCCAACGCGATGCCAGAGGCGGGCACGCTTAGCGGAACGGTGCGCACCGCGGATATCGCCATCTGGCGCAAGATGCAGGCCCTGTTCACTGAGCTCACGGAGCAGGTGCTGGCGCCGACCGGCGTGGAGCATGAGTTAACCTACCACCGTGGCGTGCCGCCGGTTCTCAATGATGATGTGGCAACCGCTCTGTTGGCGGCCGCGGCAACCAGCATCGATCCGCAGGCAGTAGTCCAAGCGCCGCAATCCTCCGGCGGTGAGGATTTCTCCTGGTACCTAGAGAAGGTGCCCGGCTCCATGGCCCGCCTGGGGTGCTGGTCCGGCGACGGTGAGCAGCATGATCTCCACATGGGTGATCTGGTAGTAGATGAGCGAGCTATCGGCGTAGGGGTAAAGCTCTTTGGCTCCGTGGTGGACCAATTCTCCCGCATCGAAGACTAGTGACGGCTTTCCCGCCCCCTATTCCTCGCCGCCGTAGCCCGGAGGCGCCTTATGCCCGATAGGGCATAATGATGCGCGAACGGTTAAACTAATCAACCGTCATTATTCTCGGAGCATATTTAGGCATTGAAGGAGTAAGCGCGTGTCCCACACTTCGAAGCGCATTGTGATTGTTGGCGGCGGCCCCGCGGGCTACGAGGCGGCACTGGCGGGTGCGAAGTACGGCGCTGATATCACGGTCGTTGAAGACCAGGGCATGGGCGGCTCCGGCATTTTGCTGGACTGCGTTCCTTCCAAGTCCTTTATCGCCGGCGCCAATATCAAGACTGACCTTCGCCGCGCGGATGACATGGGCCTGAACGAGGGGCTCGGTGAGGTGGAGCTGTCCATGCAGGCTCTCAATGAGCGCGTGCAGGCGCTGGCCGCCAACCAGTCTGAGGACATTTTGCGCAACATGGAGGAACGCGGCATCCGTGTGGTCAACGGTCGCGCCTACTTCGACACGGACCAGGCCACCGCCAACGTTGCCGGCCATAAGGTGACCGTAACCCTGGCGGATGGCAGCACCGAGGTGATCGAGGCTGACCTCGTGTTGATTGCAACCGGTGCCACCCCGCGCGTCCTGCCGGGCGCGCAGCCTGACGGCGAACGCATCCTGACCTGGCAGCAGGTGTACAACCTGACCGATCTTCCAGAACACCTTGTTGTGGTGGGCTCCGGCGTGACCGGTGCCGAGATGGTCTCCGCATTCGCGGAGCTGGGCGTCAAGGTCACCATGGTGGCCTCCCGCGACCGCATCCTCCCGCATGACGATGCCGACGCGGCCGATACCCTGGAGACCGTCCTTGCGGAGCGCGGCGTTCAGCTGGAGAAGAACTGCCGCGTGGATACGGTCACCCGCACCGAGGATGGCGGGGTGTCCGTCAAAACCGCCGATGGCCGCGAGATTCTGGGCTCCCACGCGCTAATGTCCATCGGCTCTATCCCTAACACCAAGGACCTGGGCCTGGAAAACATTGGCGTTGAGGTCTCTGACTCCGGTCACATTCGCGTGGACCGCGTCTCCCGCACCAACGTCGCCGGCGTCTATGCCGCCGGCGATTGCTCCGACCTGTTCCCGCTGGCATCCGTTGCCGCGATGCAGGGCCGCGTGGCCATGTACCACGCGCTGGGTGAGGGCGTTTCCCCCATCCGTATGCGCACCGTGGCTACCGCGGTCTTTACCCGCCCGGAGATCGCCGCCGTGGGCTTTACCCAGGCCGAGATTGAGTCCGGTGAGGTCTCCGCACGCACCATCACCATGCCGCTGCAGACCAACCCGCGCGCGAAGATGCGTTCCCTGCGCCACGGCTTCGTCAAGCTGTTCTGCCGCCGCAATTCGGGCATCGTCATCGGCGGCGTGATCGTTGCGCCTACCGCGTCCGAGCTCATCCTGCCCGTCGCCGTGGCCGTCACCAACCACCTGACCGTGGATCAATTGGCGGAGTCCTTCGCCGTGTACCCATCGCTGTCCGGCACCATCACCGAGGCCGCGCGCCGCCTAGTCGCCCATGACGACCTGGCCTAAAAGGCTTGCGGGTCCTGGGGATTTCCCAGTCCCCGGATAAGGAGCAAGGGCGCAGAGTTAATTGCTCTACGCCCTTGTTTCCTTCTCCCGGCAGGTTTAGCAGCGGACTACCATTCCAATGAGTCTGCGCCGGCTATGGCCTGGTCATAGGTAAACCCATCGCCGTATTCGCTGGAGAGTTGGCCGATCAACTCCTCCCGGGACATGGGGGATAACTCTTGATAGGACGCTGCGGCCTGCTTAGCTTCCTCCGTGTAGTCAACGTCTACGTTGTCTACGGCGTATTGCGCCCGTTCCGGGGTGAACTTATCGGCGTATTCGCTGGTGAGCTGCTCAAGGAGCCCGGATTGGGAGAAGTGAAGGGAGTCCACGTAATCCTGGGCTGATTCAAGGGCCTCCGCATTCCAATCCACGTCGATGTTATCCATTGCGTACTGTGCCGCGTCCTCTGGATAATTATCCGCGTACTCACTGGTGAGCTGTTCAAGGAGCCCGGCTTCCGAGAATGAGGTGAAGTCAAGGTAGTTTTCCGCGGAGCGCAGCGCGTTGCGGTGCTCAAGCGGAACGGATTCATCCTCCCCGGCGGCCGGCGCGCCAAGCTCTCCTCCTAGGGCGTTGCGGTCTTCCTCGTTAGAGGCGGTGGCCCCGGTGGAATTTTCCGGGTCGCCGCCGCCGGCTATATTGCCGATGGCACCTACGCCTAGCACGACCGCGATGGCGATGGCGCCCCATTTGAAGCAGCCGCCCTTTTTCTTCTTTGGTTCCGGCATGGGTGGGGTTGTGGCGTTGAATTGCAGGTTTTCGTAGTGCTGGCCGTCCTCCTGTGGTGCGTGCGGCAGGGGGCTGGGCTGCGGCGGCCCATAGGGCTGCTGTGGGTCGTTGCGGTGGGGTGGGCCGTAAGGGCTGCGTTCTGACACGGTGGACCTCCAGGGGTAGTGATTAGGAGTGATAAGGAATCTCAAGGCAATGTCTTGATGCCTTGAGCCTTCCATAATGGCCGGACACTCCCGCCTGAGGATTCGAACGCCTAGGCGTGAAGAACGCGCTTACCCATGTGGCGGCGTTACCGGCCTACCGCCGCACGTGGGAGATCCCTTTTGACAGGGCAATGGCGCGTTGCGGGCATTCCTCTCGTGGGCACGTGTCACAGCCCGGGCCGATGGGGGTGGCTGAATCGGGGGAGAGGTTGAGGGCATCGGAGTAGATGAGGCGGTGGGCCTCGGAAATATCGCAGCCCAGCGCCACGGCGTGCTCCTTGTGTGGGGTGCCGAAACTGCGCACGGCGCCTTGGACCATGCGGGCTACCCAAAGATAAGTATGTCCATCCGGCATGGAAGCCACCTGGCGGGTGATGCGGTTCGGGGTTTCGAATGCGCGGTGGACAACCCACAGCGGGCACGTACCGCCGGAGCGGGAGAAATGGAAGCTGGTGGCAGAGGCCCGCTTGGAAATATTGCCGCCCCTATCCGTGCGAATGAAGAAGAAAGGGACGCCGCGGGCGCCGTTTCGCTGCAGCGTGGATAGGCGATGGGCAGTGGATTCGAAGCCGGTGCCAAAGTGGCCGGCGATGCGCTCGATGTCATAGCGGGTGCTTTCCGCGACGTCCAGGAATTCCATGTACGGCATGGTCACCGCCGCGCCAAAGTACTGGTGCAGGCCATAGCTGGCCAGGTCGCGCGATTCCTGCGTCGGCAAGGTGGACACCAGGTTACCCACCAGGTCCTGCAGGATGTTGTCCGCGTAAAACATGGACATCTCGAAGCACGTTTGGGCGCCGGTGAGGTCATTGCGCAGGGAAAGCTCACGGGTTGTGGGGTCAAAGATGCGCCGGGGGCCGGTTTCGTGGGAGCGGAAACGGGTGTGCACGCCGAGCTCGGAATCCAATACGCCGGAAAGCTGGGTGAGCCGGGAGAGCTTGCCGCCGATGCGTTTGCCAAGTTCTTCGCCCAGAATGTCCAGTTCGTGGATGTAATTGTTGGCTTCGTAGAAGAAATCGCGCACGAGGTCATAGGGGCTAAGCTCGGCGGATTCGGGGACGCGGGCGGCTATGTCGATAAGCCTCGGCATCAATTCAGGGAAGCGGGCGGCGAGCTCTGCCAACTCGCTTTCCTTGGCGGCGGGGAAGATGACGCGCAGTTCGCTGATGGTGCGGACATCGCGGTCCTCGGAAAAGTAGGAGGCGTCCACGTCGAAGCGCTGGGTCAGCTGCATCAGAACGGTCACGGTGAGCGGGCGCTGGTCATTTTCGAGCTGGTTGAGATAGCTGGTAGACAGGTTGAGCTCTTTCGCCATGGCCACTTGGGTCAGTCCACGCGACTTTCGCAGTGCATGGATACGTGCCCCCGCGTACATCTTGCCCATCGCCTCGTGGCCCCTTTCAACCGCCTTAACCTGCTAATTCCACAGCTTACGCTAATTACGCTTAATAATGACGCAATATTTCACATTTTACAAACATGGTGCAGGTTACTTTCCACGCTCTAGTGTGATGTGTAACGCAATCGGCACTCCGGCTGTGCATCACTACAGAATTCAAGATTTCACTCCAAGGAGGAATGCAACGTGATTGAGCACAAAGTTCGCACTCACAAGTCTGCGGAAGACTTCCCCATCGAGGAGCATCTGGCTCACAAGATCGCCGTGATGGCTGCTGATCCTGTAGAGGTTCCAGAAGAGACCAAAGAGATGATCATCAACCGCATCATCGACAATGCATCGGTTGCAGTGGCATCCGTCCCACGCCGGCCGGTGACGTCCGCCCGCGTCATTGCTGAGGCGCACCCGGTAGAAGAAGGCGGCGCCACCATCTTCGGCTCTGAGGGTACCTATTCCGCGGAATGGGCGGCATTCGCAAACGGCACCGCCGTCCGGGAACTGGACTACCATGACACCTTCCTGGCGGCAGAGTATTCCCACCCAGGTGACAACATCCCGCCAATCCTGGCCGTAGCGCAGCACAAGGGGCTTGACGGCAAGGCCCTGATTCGCGGCATCGCCACCGGCTACGAGGTGCAGGTCAACCTCGTGAAGGGCATCTGCCTGCACGAGTGGAAGATCGACCACGTGGCGCACCTTGGCCCATCCGTTGCGGCAGGTATCGGCACCATGCTGAACCTGCCGGTTGAGACCATTTACCAGGCAATCGGCCAGGCGCTGCACACCACCACCGCCACGCGCCAGTCCCGCAAGGGCCTTATCTCTTCCTGGAAGGCATCCGCCCCAGCATTCGCCGGCAAGATGGGCATTGAGGCCGTGGACCGCGCCATGCGCGGCGAGGGCGCACCAGCCCCAATCTGGGAGGGTGAGGACGGCTTCATTGCATGGATGCTGCACTCCCCAGAGCGTGAATACACCGTTCCGCTTCCAGCGGAGGGCGAGGAAAAGCGCGCCATCCTGGACACCTACACCAAGGAGCACTCGGCGGAGTACCAGGCGCAGGCACCAATCGACCTGGCACGCCGCATGAAGGGCACCATTGAGGACAAGGGCCTAGAAACCAAGGACATTGAGTCCATCGTCCTGCACACCTCCCACCACACCCACTACGTGATTGGTACCGGTGCTAATGACCCGCAGAAGATGGACCCCAAGGCCTCCCGCGAGACCCTGGATCACTCCATCATGTACATGTTCGCGGTAGCGCTCGAGGACGGCACCTGGCACCACGTGAACTCCTACACGCCAGAGCGCGCCGGACGCCCAGAGACCGTGGAGCTGTGGCACAAGATCTCCACCGTGGAAGACCCAGAGTGGACCCGCCGCTACCACTCCCACGACCCGAATGAGAAGGCTTTTGGCGCCAAGGCGGTCATCACCTTCAAGGACGGCACCGTCATCGAGGATGAAATGGCCGTTGCCGACGCCCACCCGCTGGGCGCCCGCCCATTCGAGCGCGAGCAGTACATCAACAAGTTCCGCACGCTGGCCGAGGGCCTGGTTGACCCGGAGGAGCAGGACCGCTTCCTCGAGGCCGTGCAGAACCTCGAAAACCTCACCGACCTGTCCGAACTGCACGTCAAGGTCAACCAGGCCTGCCTTGACCAAGCACCTGAGACCCCGGAGGGACTGTTCTAAATGGCTGGATTGTTTGGCTCTTTAAAGACCAATGCCGAAAAGCGCGCGGACTTC
Encoded here:
- a CDS encoding adenosine deaminase family protein; amino-acid sequence: MTHLKPPPTMVRMHDAPIISPENKSSSREIIETLPKVDLHVHVPAAGDPREDVHACLEKLAADRVAYAELRVSPESYEGRPAEIISLALEGLDVPGIDARLVIEVRKDTGRAEEIAGLAVECAQRDPRVVGADFAGPGSLDAVAQAAAVLRQAYVPFSVQAGAEDFEEISQAVQLGATRIGFATAVLEDFTATVDGIVPGKVSSWLRDRRVTIESAPLHEQRQGALDDIEDHPLPLLHQLGFTCAICAGDGASGSLTDVFEALHERFTYGLEEFFEHTVKALDNAYCAMEDRQHILETYIVPGYRAYADAEYAEDAAFAGKPDADAEDGEQH
- a CDS encoding alpha/beta hydrolase, producing the protein MHRRVKGGLYAAGGLAAAGALTACAWGAAGYAYARTRRPFLSEVAPELRSPALYWPGHLLPERGFIWLSRLINLVNPDRAYSADYPVDLDIVAGKSPEGHPFRARRLTPHAGRDTLKPAMLWTHGGGHLIGSAGFYDPQNARIAAELGMVVYAAEYRKSTEAPFPADLDDCYAVLRYMQDNARDLGIDPERIAVCGDSAGGGLAAGVVQRAHDAGHPVAFQGLVYPMIDHRTGQVGDVKAGSMGQFIWSPQSNRGAWAQYLGADHIARGKQGRLPQYASPARREDLKGLPTTWIGVGSIDLFHDESVAFARRLAEAGVPVDLEVYEGAYHGFEHIKPKAPQSRKLLTDFIAAVRTGVGA
- a CDS encoding C40 family peptidase: MWIGIASALRVIAGLTPPRVELPQLPPGPDLRPVRELAQATHGSDAALVAAARLLGEDKSTVAAVARKGKELAEAAAADVLLIGQRLLRHALAPGLRMLIPVPAIQAAARAELAVLARSFIAQATRRVQELASDMAEAATPLLPVARRPPVETTSGGAAALRELESAAATSRAIAPVAAPREAAPETPAAVGEEAQGAGSSAGAAAVAAARSQLGAPYAWGGTGNGGFDCSGLTQYAWGQAGVELPRLAQEQTVGRQVSAHELQLGDLVVWDGHVAMYAGDGQIIEAGDPVQTNPLRTTNMGMAFKGFWRPTG
- the upp gene encoding uracil phosphoribosyltransferase; the protein is MEIHVVDHPLAASRLTLMRDKRSDNAAFRAALNDLGTMLIYEASRDLPVESFDCETPVAVAQGTRLENPPIIVPIIRAGLGMIDPALSMIPDAQVGFIGLARNEETHEPVPYLEALPEDLSGHKVFLVDPMLATGGSLIYALRLLADRGAKDIVCVCMVSAQKGVDTLVDSGLPIEKLVTACIDPELNEDAYIVPGLGDAGDRLYGPRNIDF
- a CDS encoding helix-turn-helix domain-containing protein yields the protein MDFNRTFKQSGPIQARLATATAAAGTRPGRRAGKRSSTRSASGTGRGSQGSVHRLVWSRYGYSFSVQLKSLRRARGLSQQALADISGISRNQISNLERNENNRNSMADPCLSTIYRLALALEVEPAMLLPSAQPRDTPQDLMPFPAEYVAERRGSLMAAAR
- a CDS encoding amidohydrolase produces the protein MTQPAPVTISEFVNSWFDTHRAEVISWRRHIHRNPETSNNEVETTNFLCSILEEYGLKPHRYPETGLQVDIGPDTDLGRVAFRADIDALPIQEVTGLEFTSEVPGVAHACGHDVHTTIALGLACAVADFDKAHGLPIGVRVIFQPAEEVWVGGATDVIEWGALEGVHSIYAVHVEPKLRVGRIGVRTGAITSATDVVELEIKGPGGHTSRPHLSSDVVYALGKVITELPGLLSRRVDPRTGTVLVFGTVNSGYAPNAMPEAGTLSGTVRTADIAIWRKMQALFTELTEQVLAPTGVEHELTYHRGVPPVLNDDVATALLAAAATSIDPQAVVQAPQSSGGEDFSWYLEKVPGSMARLGCWSGDGEQHDLHMGDLVVDERAIGVGVKLFGSVVDQFSRIED
- a CDS encoding NAD(P)H-quinone dehydrogenase — its product is MSHTSKRIVIVGGGPAGYEAALAGAKYGADITVVEDQGMGGSGILLDCVPSKSFIAGANIKTDLRRADDMGLNEGLGEVELSMQALNERVQALAANQSEDILRNMEERGIRVVNGRAYFDTDQATANVAGHKVTVTLADGSTEVIEADLVLIATGATPRVLPGAQPDGERILTWQQVYNLTDLPEHLVVVGSGVTGAEMVSAFAELGVKVTMVASRDRILPHDDADAADTLETVLAERGVQLEKNCRVDTVTRTEDGGVSVKTADGREILGSHALMSIGSIPNTKDLGLENIGVEVSDSGHIRVDRVSRTNVAGVYAAGDCSDLFPLASVAAMQGRVAMYHALGEGVSPIRMRTVATAVFTRPEIAAVGFTQAEIESGEVSARTITMPLQTNPRAKMRSLRHGFVKLFCRRNSGIVIGGVIVAPTASELILPVAVAVTNHLTVDQLAESFAVYPSLSGTITEAARRLVAHDDLA
- a CDS encoding Ltp family lipoprotein, which produces MSERSPYGPPHRNDPQQPYGPPQPSPLPHAPQEDGQHYENLQFNATTPPMPEPKKKKGGCFKWGAIAIAVVLGVGAIGNIAGGGDPENSTGATASNEEDRNALGGELGAPAAGEDESVPLEHRNALRSAENYLDFTSFSEAGLLEQLTSEYADNYPEDAAQYAMDNIDVDWNAEALESAQDYVDSLHFSQSGLLEQLTSEYADKFTPERAQYAVDNVDVDYTEEAKQAAASYQELSPMSREELIGQLSSEYGDGFTYDQAIAGADSLEW